A segment of the Candidatus Korarchaeota archaeon NZ13-K genome:
AAGGAGCTCTCAGGAGAGGGTGTCAGAATAACAGAGGCCCTGCTGAGGTCCATAGCGGAGGAGGTCCTGGGGGCGAGGTCCAAGCCTTTCAGGGTGAGGGAGTGGGTCGTCGTCACTGGAAGCGGGATAACACCAACAGCCACTGTGATGGCCCTCGTCGGGGAGAGAGAGGCGGTCTCATCATCCCACGGGGTTGGGCCCGTGGACGCGCTGACAAAGGCCATGGTGTCGATGCGCGGGGTCCCGAGCATAACGCTGAGGAGGTTCAGGTTGAGGGCGGTCTCGACGGGATCCGAGGCCATAGGGGAGCTCATGATAAGCGTTCTGGGACCCTCGGGGGAGGTTAGGGCAGCAGGAGCCAGCAGGGACATACTAGAGGCCTCCGTCAGGGCACTGGAGGAGGCCATCAACAGGATCCTCGAGGCCTCGGCATCGCGTCCCGGCTGAGGGGGATTAGAGGATAAGGCTGCTCAGGCCTCCCAGGGGAACTCGACGCCCACCTCTAAGGCTATCTGCCTCATCTCCTCGAAAACCCTCCTGTGCACGGGGATCCCCTCCTCCATCCTCCTGAGGGAGGTGAGATAGCTCTTCTCCCCGTGGATCCATATCCTCTCGAACTCGGGATGGAGGGGTGCTCCCTTGAGGGCCTCCCTCAGCCTCTCCATCCTCTCCTTGAACTCCTCGACGGGCATGAACCTGGAGATGTCGATGGCCATGAAGAAGTGGCCCACGTTCGCGGGCCTAGGGGCCTCTGTCTGACCGACCTCCCTCAGCATGGCCGCCCCGCTCAGCACGCTCGTGAATATCTCAACCATAAGGGCCAGTCCATACCCCTTATGACCACCGAACACCTCACCGAGCCCCCCGAGGGGCAGGAGGGCCCCCTCCCTCATTATGACATCGGGATCGTCGCAGGGCCTCCCCTGGGAGTCTATGCCCCAGCCCAGCGGTACCTTCCTCCTCAACCTGGAGTACTCCTCCATCTTCCCTATGGGGGCCACGCTGGTGGCCATGTCGAGGACGAAGGGCGGGGGCCTGACCGTGGGTGCAGCCACCGCTATTGGATTGGTCCCCAGCCACTTGCCCAGGGCCCCCGTGTGAGCGACCAGGGGCCTGGAGTTCGTCATGGAGACCCCTATCATGTCGTGATCGAGGGCCATCATCGCGTAGTAGCCAGCTATACCGTAGTGGTTGCTCATCCTGACGGTCACGAAGCCCAATCCGCTCTCCCTCGCCTTCCTTATGGCGAGCCTCATCGAGAAGCTGCCCACCACCTGACCCAGGCCGGAGTCCCCATCCACCAGGGCGAAGGAGGGACCCTCGCTGACAACCCTTATGTTCGGCCTCACCTTGACGGCTCCTCTCCTTATCCCTTCTACGTACCTCCTCAGCCTGGCCACGCCGTGGGACTCTATCCCCCTCAGGTCGGCGGCCACCAGGTTCTCGGCCACGACCCTGGCATCCTCATCCGGAACCCCCAGCCTTGAGAACACGGAGCTAACGAACCCCAAGAGCTCCTCGTACCTGACCGTCAGGAACTCCTCCGGTG
Coding sequences within it:
- a CDS encoding Ldh family oxidoreductase; the encoded protein is MRYDKSPPFPPEEFLTVRYEELLGFVSSVFSRLGVPDEDARVVAENLVAADLRGIESHGVARLRRYVEGIRRGAVKVRPNIRVVSEGPSFALVDGDSGLGQVVGSFSMRLAIRKARESGLGFVTVRMSNHYGIAGYYAMMALDHDMIGVSMTNSRPLVAHTGALGKWLGTNPIAVAAPTVRPPPFVLDMATSVAPIGKMEEYSRLRRKVPLGWGIDSQGRPCDDPDVIMREGALLPLGGLGEVFGGHKGYGLALMVEIFTSVLSGAAMLREVGQTEAPRPANVGHFFMAIDISRFMPVEEFKERMERLREALKGAPLHPEFERIWIHGEKSYLTSLRRMEEGIPVHRRVFEEMRQIALEVGVEFPWEA